Proteins found in one Elephas maximus indicus isolate mEleMax1 chromosome 11, mEleMax1 primary haplotype, whole genome shotgun sequence genomic segment:
- the SPIB gene encoding transcription factor Spi-B isoform X1, which translates to MPLCLSLARLDGPHFSCLYSDGVFYDLDSCKHPSYPDAEGAPDSPWGWTEAPPAPPALYEAFDPTSATFGHSQGVPLCYGPSTYSPAGGLDPVPSLEALGPSLSMYPTEDFTSQTLSPPAAYAPYPSPALSEEEDFVLNSPALEVSDSESDEALLTGATEGRGSDAGARKKLRLYQFLLGLLTRGDMRECVWWVEPGAGVFQFSSKHKELLARRWGQQKGNRKRMTYQKLARALRNYAKTGEIRKVKRKLTYQFDSALLPAARRA; encoded by the exons ATGCCCTTGTGTCTCTCCCTCGCTAGGCTTGATGGGCCACACTTCAGCTGTCTG TACTCGGATGGTGTCTTCTATGACCTGGACAGCTGCAAACACCCCAGCTACCCTGATGCAGAGGGAGCTCCTG ACTCGCCATGGGGCTGGACCGAGGCCCCGCCTGCCCCACCTGCCCTCTACGAGGCCTTCGACCCCACATCGGCCACTTTCGGCCACTCCCAGGGTGTCCCTCTCTGCTATGGACCCTCGACCTACAGCCCTGCAGGGGGCCTTGACCCAGTGCCCAGCCTGGAGGCCCTGGGGCCCAGCCTCTCAATGTACCCCACGGAGGACTTTACTAGCCAG ACCCTGAGCCCGCCAGCAGCATACGCCCCATACCCCAGCCCTGCATTATCCGAGGAGGAAGACTTTGTGCTAAACAGTCCTGCCCTGGAAGTGTCGGATAGCGAGTCCGATGAGGCCCTCCTGACTGGTGCCACTGAGGGGAGAGGATCTGATGCAG GAGCCCGCAAGAAGCTGCGCTTGTACCAGTTCCTGCTGGGGCTGCTGACCCGCGGCGACATGCGCGAGTGCGTGTGGTGGGTGGAGCCGGGCGCCGGGGTCTTCCAGTTCTCCTCCAAGCACAAGGAGCTGCTGGCGCGCCGCTGGGGCCAGCAGAAGGGCAACCGCAAGCGCATGACCTACCAGAAGCTGGCGCGCGCCCTGCGCAACTACGCCAAGACCGGCGAGATCCGCAAGGTCAAGCGCAAGCTCACCTACCAATTCGACAGCGCGTTGCTGCCCGCCGCCCGCCGGGCCTGA
- the SPIB gene encoding transcription factor Spi-B isoform X2 encodes MLALEAAQLDGPHFSCLYSDGVFYDLDSCKHPSYPDAEGAPDSPWGWTEAPPAPPALYEAFDPTSATFGHSQGVPLCYGPSTYSPAGGLDPVPSLEALGPSLSMYPTEDFTSQTLSPPAAYAPYPSPALSEEEDFVLNSPALEVSDSESDEALLTGATEGRGSDAGARKKLRLYQFLLGLLTRGDMRECVWWVEPGAGVFQFSSKHKELLARRWGQQKGNRKRMTYQKLARALRNYAKTGEIRKVKRKLTYQFDSALLPAARRA; translated from the exons ATGCTCGCCTTGGAGGCTGCACA GCTTGATGGGCCACACTTCAGCTGTCTG TACTCGGATGGTGTCTTCTATGACCTGGACAGCTGCAAACACCCCAGCTACCCTGATGCAGAGGGAGCTCCTG ACTCGCCATGGGGCTGGACCGAGGCCCCGCCTGCCCCACCTGCCCTCTACGAGGCCTTCGACCCCACATCGGCCACTTTCGGCCACTCCCAGGGTGTCCCTCTCTGCTATGGACCCTCGACCTACAGCCCTGCAGGGGGCCTTGACCCAGTGCCCAGCCTGGAGGCCCTGGGGCCCAGCCTCTCAATGTACCCCACGGAGGACTTTACTAGCCAG ACCCTGAGCCCGCCAGCAGCATACGCCCCATACCCCAGCCCTGCATTATCCGAGGAGGAAGACTTTGTGCTAAACAGTCCTGCCCTGGAAGTGTCGGATAGCGAGTCCGATGAGGCCCTCCTGACTGGTGCCACTGAGGGGAGAGGATCTGATGCAG GAGCCCGCAAGAAGCTGCGCTTGTACCAGTTCCTGCTGGGGCTGCTGACCCGCGGCGACATGCGCGAGTGCGTGTGGTGGGTGGAGCCGGGCGCCGGGGTCTTCCAGTTCTCCTCCAAGCACAAGGAGCTGCTGGCGCGCCGCTGGGGCCAGCAGAAGGGCAACCGCAAGCGCATGACCTACCAGAAGCTGGCGCGCGCCCTGCGCAACTACGCCAAGACCGGCGAGATCCGCAAGGTCAAGCGCAAGCTCACCTACCAATTCGACAGCGCGTTGCTGCCCGCCGCCCGCCGGGCCTGA
- the SPIB gene encoding transcription factor Spi-B isoform X3 has protein sequence MGHTSAVCTRMVSSMTWTAANTPATLMQRELLTRHGAGPRPRLPHLPSTRPSTPHRPLSATPRVSLSAMDPRPTALQGALTQCPAWRPWGPASQCTPRRTLLASPALSEEEDFVLNSPALEVSDSESDEALLTGATEGRGSDAGARKKLRLYQFLLGLLTRGDMRECVWWVEPGAGVFQFSSKHKELLARRWGQQKGNRKRMTYQKLARALRNYAKTGEIRKVKRKLTYQFDSALLPAARRA, from the exons ATGGGCCACACTTCAGCTGTCTG TACTCGGATGGTGTCTTCTATGACCTGGACAGCTGCAAACACCCCAGCTACCCTGATGCAGAGGGAGCTCCTG ACTCGCCATGGGGCTGGACCGAGGCCCCGCCTGCCCCACCTGCCCTCTACGAGGCCTTCGACCCCACATCGGCCACTTTCGGCCACTCCCAGGGTGTCCCTCTCTGCTATGGACCCTCGACCTACAGCCCTGCAGGGGGCCTTGACCCAGTGCCCAGCCTGGAGGCCCTGGGGCCCAGCCTCTCAATGTACCCCACGGAGGACTTTACTAGCCAG CCCTGCATTATCCGAGGAGGAAGACTTTGTGCTAAACAGTCCTGCCCTGGAAGTGTCGGATAGCGAGTCCGATGAGGCCCTCCTGACTGGTGCCACTGAGGGGAGAGGATCTGATGCAG GAGCCCGCAAGAAGCTGCGCTTGTACCAGTTCCTGCTGGGGCTGCTGACCCGCGGCGACATGCGCGAGTGCGTGTGGTGGGTGGAGCCGGGCGCCGGGGTCTTCCAGTTCTCCTCCAAGCACAAGGAGCTGCTGGCGCGCCGCTGGGGCCAGCAGAAGGGCAACCGCAAGCGCATGACCTACCAGAAGCTGGCGCGCGCCCTGCGCAACTACGCCAAGACCGGCGAGATCCGCAAGGTCAAGCGCAAGCTCACCTACCAATTCGACAGCGCGTTGCTGCCCGCCGCCCGCCGGGCCTGA
- the POLD1 gene encoding DNA polymerase delta catalytic subunit → MGWVPKRMDGKRPPTPGPGVPPKRARGGFWVEDDTPRPSQFEEELALLEEMEAECRLQEQEEELQSAPEGTADGQFFPSTLDPRWGRPSPPPLDPQMEPLIFQQLEIDHYVGPARPLPLPGTPPPSRGSVPVLRAFGVTDAGFSVCCHIHGFVPYFYTPAVPGFGPEHLADLQQELSAAISRDQRGGKELTEPTVLAVELCTRESMFGYHGHGPSPFLRITLALPRLVAPARRLLEQGIRVSGLGTPSFKPYEANVDFEIRFMVDMDIVGCNWLELPAGKYVLRPEGKTTLCQLEADVLWSDVVSHPPEGPWQRIAPLRVLSFDIECAGRKGIFPEPDRDPVIQICSLGLRWGEPEPFLRLALTLRPCAPILGAKVQSYEREDELLQAWCAFVHLMDPDVITGYNIQNFDLPYLISRAQTLKVQRFPFLGRVSGLPSTIRDSSFQSKQMGRRDSKVVSMVGRVQMDMLQVLLREYKLRSYTLNAVSFHFLGEQKEDVQHSIITDLQNGNEQTRRRLAVYCLKDAFLPLRLLERLMVLVNSVEMARVTGVPLSYLLTRGQQVKVVSQLLRQAMSQGLVMPVVKTEGGEDYTGATVIEPLKGYYDVPIATLDFSSLYPSIMMAHNLCYTTLLRPGTAQKLGLTSEQFIKTPTGDEFVKTSVRKGLLPQILENLLSARKRAKAELAKEKDPLRRQVLDGRQLALKISANSVYGFTGAQVGKLPCLEISQSVTGFGRQMIEKTKQLVESKYTVENGYSADAKVVYGDTDSVMCRFGVSSVAEAMALGREAADWVSGHFPPPIRLEFEKVYFPYLLISKKRYAGLLFSSCPDVHDRMDCKGLEAVRRDNCPLVANLVTASLRRLLIDRDPDGAVAHAQDVISDLLCNRIDISQLVITKELTRAAADYAGKQAHVELAERMRKRDPGSAPSLGDRVPYVIIGATKGVAAYMKSEDPLFVLEHSLPIDTQYYLEQQLAKPLLRIFEPILGEGRAEAVLLRGEHTRCKTVLTGKVGGLLAFAKRRTCCIGCRTVLNHQGAVCKFCRPRESELYQKEVSHLNALEERFSRLWTQCQRCQGSLHEDVICTSRDCPIFYMRKKVRKDLEDQEQLLRRFGPPGPEAW, encoded by the exons GCCCGGCCCGGCCCCTCCCTCTGCCTGGGACGCCCCCGCCATCCCGCGGCTCTGTGCCTGTGCTCCGCGCCTTCGGGGTCACCGACGCCGGCTTCTCCGTCTGCTGCCACATCCATGGCTTCGTGCCCTACTTCTACACTCCAGCGGTCCCCG gtTTCGGGCCCGAGCACCTGGCCGACCTGCAGCAGGAGCTGAGCGCAGCCATCAGCCGGGACCAGCGTGGGGGGAAGGAGCTCACGGAGCCCACGGTGCTAGCCGTGGAGCTCTGTACCCGTGAGA GCATGTTCGGATACCACGGACACGGCCCCTCCCCGTTCCTGCGCATCACGCTGGCGTTGCCCCGCCTCGTGGCGCCCGCTCGCCGCCTCCTGGAGCAGGGCATCCGCGTGTCTGGCCTGGGCACCCCCAGCTTTAAGCCCTATGAGGCCAACGTGGACTTTGAGATCCG GTTCATGGTGGACATGGACATTGTCGGCTGCAACTGGCTGGAACTCCCGGCTGGAAAATACGTCCTGAGGCCCGAGGGGAAG acCACACTGTGTCAGCTGGAGGCAGATGTGCTGTGGTCCGACGTGGTCAGTCACCCCCCAGAGGGGCCTTGGCAGCGGATTGCACCTCTGCGCGTGCTCAGCTTCGACATCGAGTGCGCCGGCCGCAAAG GCATCTTCCCTGAGCCAGATCGGGACCCCGTGATCCAAATCTGCTCACTGGGCTTGCGCTGGGGCGAACCAGAGCCCTTCCTGCGCCTGGCACTCACCCTGAGGCCTTGCGCCCCCATCTTGGGTGCCAAGGTGCAGAGCTACGAGCGTGAGGATGAGTTGCTCCAG GCCTGGTGCGCCTTTGTCCACCTCATGGACCCTGATGTGATCACGGGCTATAACATTCAGAACTTTGACCTTCCATACCTCATCTCCCGGGCCCAGACCCTCAAG GTACAGAGGTTCCCCTTCTTGGGCCGTGTCTCTGGGCTCCCCTCCACCATCCGCGACTCGTCTTTCCAGTCAAAGCAGATGGGCCGACGGGACAGCAAAGTGGTCAGCATGGTGGGGCGAGTGCAGATGGACATGCTGCAG GTGCTGCTGCGGGAGTACAAGCTGCGCTCCTACACGCTCAATGCCGTGAGCTTCCACTTCCTGGGTGAGCAGAAGGAAGATGTGCAGCACAGCATCATCACCGACCTGCAG AACGGGAATGAGCAGACGCGTCGCCGCCTGGCTGTGTACTGCCTCAAGGACGCCTTCCTGCCACTGCGGCTGCTTGAGCGGCTCATGGTGCTCGTCAACTCTGTGGAGATGGCACGTGTCACTGGTGTGCCCCTCAGCTACCTGCTCACCCGCGGCCAGCAGGTCAAGGTCGTGTCCCAACTGCTTCGGCAG gccatgagccaggggctggTGATGCCTGTGGTGAAGACAGAGGGAGGCGAAGACTACACAGGGGCCACGGTCATCGAGCCACTCAAAGG GTACTATGACGTGCCCATCGCCACCCTGGACTTCTCCTCACTGTACCCGTCCATCATGATGGCTCACAACCTGTGCTATACCACTCTGCTGCGGCCTGGCACTGCCCAGAAGCTGGG CCTGACTTCAGAGCAGTTCATCAAGACACCCACAGGGGATGAGTTTGTGAAGACGTCGGTGCGCAAGGGGCTGCTACCGCAGATCCTGGAGAACCTACTCAGCGCCCGGAAAAG gGCAAAGGCCGAACTAGCCAAGGAAAAGGACCCCCTGCGCCGGCAGGTCTTGGATGGGCGGCAGCTGGCACTAAAGATAAGCGCTAACTCCGTGTATGGGTTCACTGGCGCCCAGGTGGGCAAGCTGCCATGCCTGGAGATCTCACAG AGTGTCACTGGGTTCGGGCGCCAGATGATTGAGAAAACGAAGCAACTGGTGGAGTCCAAGTACACAGTGGAGAATGGTTACAGCGCTGATGCCAAG GTGGTATATGGTGACACTGACTCCGTCATGTGCCGATTTGGCGTCTCCTCGGTGGCTGAAGCCATGGCCCTAGGGCGGGAGGCTGCCGACTGGGTGTCAGGCCACTTCCCCCCGCCCATTCGGCTTGAGTTTGAGAAG GTCTACTTCCCCTACCTGCTCATCAGCAAGAAGCGCTACGCTGGTCTGCTCTTCTCCTCCTGCCCTGATGTCCACGACCGCATGGACTGCAAGGGCCTGGAGGCCGTGCGGAGGGACAACTGCCCCCTCGTGGCCAACCTCGTCACCGCCTCGCTGCGTCGCCTGCTCATCGACCG agaccctgatggtgcagtggcccATGCACAGGACGTCATCTCAGACCTGCTGTGCAACCGCATTGACATCTCGCAGCTGGTCATCACCAAGGAGCTGACCCGTGCAGCCGCCGACTACGCCGGCAAGCAGGCCCACGTGGAGCTGGCTGAGAG GATGAGGAAGCGGGACCCCGGGAGTGCGCCCAGCCTGGGCGACCGTGTCCCCTACGTGATCATCGGGGCCACCAAAGGCGTGGCTGCCTACATGAAGTCTGAG GACCCTCTCTTCGTGCTGGAGCACAGTCTGCCCATTGACACGCAGTACTACCTGGAGCAGCAGCTGGCCAAGCCCCTCCTGCGTATCTTTGAGCCGATCCTGGGCGAGGGCCGCGCCGAGGCTGTGCTGCTGC GAGGGGAGCATACCCGCTGCAAGACCGTGCTCACGGGCAAGGTGGGCGGCCTGCTGGCCTTTGCCAAGCGCCGCACCTGCTGCATCGGCTGCCGCACTGTGCTAAACCACCAGG GAGCCGTGTGCAAGTTCTGCCGGCCACGGGAGTCAGAGCTCTATCAGAAGGAG GTGTCCCACCTAAACGCCCTGGAGGAGCGCTTCTCACGACTGTGGACCCAGTGCCAGCGCTGCCAGGGCAGCCTGCACGAGGATGTCATCTGTACCAG CCGGGACTGCCCCATCTTCTACATGCGCAAGAAGGTGCGGAAGGACTTGGAGGACCAGGAGCAGCTGCTGCGGCGCTTTGGACCCCCAGGCCCTGAGGCCTGGTGA